A stretch of DNA from Toxotes jaculatrix isolate fToxJac2 chromosome 15, fToxJac2.pri, whole genome shotgun sequence:
TGTGGGCATCCGTTTTAGTGACAGTTTCTGTCATCTCACATATTGGTTCTGAGTTCGGAAAAGGATTGATGCAGTAAATAAGCAGGTGCCATTATTCCCACCCTTGCTGAAGCCCAGAGTTGACAGGAGCCATTGCAGTGAAATGTCACACTTGTCATTTGTGGTCTGAACTCCACTGGATTGAttgcgtgtatatgtgtgtgtgtgtgtgtgtgtttattcttaAGAGCCATCACTGCACTCTCACTAATAATAACAGATGTCAGTGGAGCTGGTAACATGATGCTGCCATAGTGCCACCTACAGGCAAACAGTGGTTACTCAGATTATGGTCTGGTTTTCCCCAGTCATTGAGGAAAAGATGTCAGTATATGTCAGGTCAGGTCAACTTACAATACAGCCATCATTATCACACAAATGCATGTAAGGGCACTATGATTGTTTTCACAAAGGTCATTAAAGGAAGTGAAGGTGAAGAAAACTTTGACCCCACCCTACCTCAGTGATGACCAATGTATGATCAGCAGATTTTGGCAAAACATCCCTGGAGCACATCAGTTttataaaaacttttttatttttcattttcattcattgcaGGAAATGCTGGGAGAGCTGTTTACACCAATAGAAACACCAGAAGCCCAGAACAGAGGCTTTCTAAAGGGCTTCTTTGGAGGAAACGCCCATAACTTtgacagagaggagctctgtgcGTTTTTTTGTCTATATTTCTTGCCTGCATGAAAGTGCATGCCAGTATGTGCTAATTCACTTAAAATATGCCATATGATACTAATTAGTGAACATATTAATGTCATAAATGGTTCAAATCTTCAAaggtttacatttttacatttagcaAAGGATTACTGTAAAAGTGCCATAACCATAATATTAACCcagaatgtgttttatttctctatCGGCAtcgttttctctctttcttctttacCTGATGTTGTCAACAGTTGGTGAGGCAGCAGCCGGGAAGGCATCCCGCAGTCTGGCGCAGCACATCCCTGGACAGGCGGGGATGGAGGGCATGAAGGTGGCAGCTAGCGGAGCTGTGGGTGAGCTGGCTCGGGCTCGCATTGCTCTGGATGAGAGAGGCCAGAGGCTGGGCGAGCTGGAGGAACGGACTGCCCTCATGATGACCAGTGCAGAAACCTTCTCCAAACATGCTCatgaggtaaaaacaaaaaggttacAGTAGTAATTCATAAAAAGTTCAGTAAGGACCGAatgtgtgataaaaaaaaaaatttaatttatagAATTATTTCATTATTGGTCAATACAAttaaaatgaggaaatgttaaactaaaactaaattgaaactgaaaaatgcatTAATTTTTAACTTTGGTAATAGTacaaaaatactgtaataatgttaaatcagaaaaaaaataagaatttcAAGTTTGATTATGTTGGaaacaaatatgtaaaatattccAAAACAAGCTCAGTTACACTTACATCCAATTCCATTTCCCTATTTTCTTaaacacaataatacacaatattaataaaatgtatGGTGATGTTAGTAATCATTAATTTCCCCATCATCCCCATAAAACACTCATTCATTTACTCTGACATTTACACAGTGATGTTTCAGTTGTATGAAAAGCTAAAGCAgtttttttatgtgctgttaTTCCATGAAATACACTCCATCAGGAAGTGAAGCTGTGAAAACTTGTTATTCCTCACCATCAACATACATGATTTTGTCTCTTTACAGCTGATGCTAAAGTGCAAGGACAAGAAGTGGTACCAGTTCTAGTAGCAGGATAAAGGGCTGAGGGTGCCCTTGGTCTGCTGAGAGCTTTATGCCGGGACAGGGACTTTCACTCTACAAATGAGAGCAATTAAAAGAGAGACTCAAGAGTGACTTTGTCTTTACGGCTTCTGGACTGGCAAAATGTACGGCACTGTCACATTGTTGAATGACAAGGATGGGCTAGGTCCTTGTCTAGACATGCAGTGATACGGACAGAAAGAGGATGGCGGTATTTGAAGGACTGAAGAAACTGGAACTAGAAATATCTGAcaagtctttgtgtgtttgtgtgttgtgacgacagatgtacaaatgtgtgtgtgtgtgtgtgtgcgtgcgtgcgtgcgtgcgtgcgtgcgtgcgtgcgtgcgtgtgcgtgcgtgcgtgtgtgtatgtggttggGTTTTCTGGACCTCACTGTGTAGATACTCAACAGTTAAGAAACCAACAAGAAATGCATGAAACAAAAATGGATGACTACTAGAAAATATCCAACTGCCATATTAAAAAGCAGCATGCTACTTtaacaggaaatacaaaaatgaaaagttttatttaatgATGTAAGCCAACAACAGAAACTATGAAaaactttatattttttgaAATACTGACAAAAAACTATATATAAAAAGGGAAATGTATACCTGCATTGCTATTAAGCCAAAAGTTGtgttccttttccttttttcttttcttttttggttcattttttatttttttttcttagtctCAGCAAATATTACTTGACACAATATAAATGCACATAGTTAGCTTTCTGTACACACACTTAGAATAATGCTAAAGGTTTCTTCTTACCAACTACTCTGGGCTGcacagtgcaaacacaaatCGGTAGTATTTACACTTAACTCTGCACCgtctaaaaacacaaatttaatttcacttttcGGCTGCTGCTACTTACAAAAGCATTAAATGATGATAACGAATATCTCACTCCCCAACTATAACTgtatgaaaacagagaacagattGGTATGGGACGTATGCAAAAGGCTGAAAGAGTTAAAAGTGCATTCTGGACACAGTGTGTTTATATCTATAGGATGAACCTATATACTATTCACGTGccataaaaaaacaagatggGTGATTCCACTTACTGTAAACTAACTAACAAAGAGCTAATGAGTAGTGAGTAGTAATCTTACACTTCCTGTTGATCAGAACAGATGAGAAAAGGTACTTGGAGGTGGCCATAGAGGGCATTTATCAAAGTCAAAtaagtctgttttgttttgggaaaaaaaaatctatatatgagggtgtttttattatttttttggttgtCGCTGGTTCACCATTTGAGTCTTTAGCTGCCTTTGTCAGATGTAAAAGTTTAGTGACCCATTAGGATgagtgtgtaagagagaaagagctccACAGATGTTAAAGGGGCCTCTTTCTCTGCCGAAACAAtcaaaaatgaatgacagcCTCCCATCTCTCGCCACCTCAGTCTTTTAAAAGTTGTAGTTTGTGCATTTTCAGCGTTAAACCGGAGTGCTCCTCTTCTCATAATCACAAACGAAACTTTTAATGGTTGTCACTGTCTTTGTGGCGGGAACACAAGGAGGAGTTGAAATCACATCTGTTTAAGTGCTTGTGAGTCGTTTATCAGTAAACGTTTCAGGAGAAGTAACAGTATtttttcagtgatgttcagATGTTGAGTCAGTGAAGAAACTATGTACATGTGTAAAACATTTGCAACAATTTCAATTGAGggcaaatatgtttttatttcattcaatATTGTTCTTGATGACTATGATATCCTCTTGTCGCAGTCTTATATTTGATGGTGAAGGCCTCTCAACCGGCTTCTGtatgttaaaaacaacaaatgtttcaTGATACATGGTTGTGTATCATATTGTGATTGTGTTGTACATGTCAATGGGTAGCCACGCGACATGGGAAAACAGCATTAACTGAGGAGGATATTTTGTacttgtgtatttgtctgtattttgaATTGATCTGAAAAGCTGAACAGAGGATTATTGATATCCATCTCTCACACATCAGGCCTTTATGCACACAAGCATTAACACATGTAACGCATTGTGTCTCGATCATGTTAACGTCACCCCCACATAGAGTACGCACAGCGACTATACTCAAAGCCTAAAAAATAACAGACACTTACACAAGTGAATCTACATTGGTAATCATTTCTGTCTACTTCCTGTCAGGCTTTCTTAGGCTTAAATGGCCTTTGCTTTCACCAAACTCACCTGAAATCCAGGAGCAGAGAAACATGGAATCACACATGATTTGATTGAATGAgttaaacatgacaaaaaaaacaaaaacaaatttctctTCTATCTCTGTACCGTCAATGAGATTTGTGTTCAGTGCAGTTATGTCaatggcagagaaaacacaaaaaaacaaaaaaaaactaaaccaaaagaaaatttaaaaaaaaaaaatctgacttctactgacagggtgttttgttagtatgtttttggtttttatattATCTGTACAGTTCAATCTTGGGTGAaaggtgaaacaaaacaaaaaaaaagttaaaagatAAAGACATTCTTGGGATATTTTTCTCTGTATATGTTGTACCTGTTAATGCTGGTACTGTATCTGGTATTCTGGCTCTGTCTAAATCACTGGAACTCTGTAGTTCTTCACACTGTAGTATCCTGAAAAGGCATTTTTCTGGTTTTCTCAATGATGGCAGCAAAGTTTGTCTTATTTAAATGGATTCTACCACTTTTTGTTCTTCTTGATATTATACTAGTGTAATAGAAATTACTtgacaaaaaactgaaaatatgttcatgcaaaagcaaactgaaataaacattGATTGATGTACACAGTTGAGAGCTCAGTTTCACTGGTCCCTAACCAGAATCATCAGCTCCTGTAATTTTGCCTGTATAAAAGTGCGACATGGTGTTTTATGTGTGGGGCATTTTACCTTTTTCCCTTGTTTCAGTACCTCCACGTCAACAACCATTTTTATCAGCAGCTCCCAGAAAGTGAAGCTTTCAAGTGCAGCatggttttattattattattagtagtagtagtagtagtactagTAGTAACTGTCTTTCAATGCAACATACCCGATTTATCATTTCTCCACAACATTATTATTGTGATAATGAATCTCTTTTTGATTCGTCATATATCATTTCAGCATTATACATCCCCCAAAAAGTTATTTTGTATCTTTCAACACAAGAAGCGTTACTGTTTGTAATATAGCTCCTTCAATCTGTGAATTTTATACAGGTGAAAATCACAACAGTTGTAACTTCCTCCACTCGCACTAATACTCAGTGGTGAAATTGaactatattttatattaactcTATGCAGTATATTTACAAAAGTACGGTAATTATGTCCAAATTTGAGCTATTTAATCCTACTTAATACTTATACACAGCATTTACCTAATAActatagttactagttactttacatattaagattttacatacaaaacatattaacTATTCAAATTTGCATTATAATATCACATAACGTAATAACATATGAAAGTTAAAATTAGATGCATCAGAACTAATAAGCACTAATAATCAAATATCAGATATATTAGAATAACTTTACATTAGGgccttttacatttttctttactttcatAATTACTCGAGGTCACAATAAAATGACACTGAATAGACCTATAATAATAAGCCAGATTCACAATCCCATCCCATTCACTCAGCATCTTTAAGCCATCTAGCCTAGAGTTTTAACTTCCGGGTGCCCGTGCAATCAGATTTTTGCTCTGGACTTCCATTGCTCATTGAGCCAATCCACTCCAGAATAGGTGGAGGGGCGGCCAATCGGATCGCTGCATTTAGCGTTCTCCTCCCGCCCCCCTTCATTCAGCAGATGGTTTACTTAACTGTACAAGAATTTGGAAGTAGCTAACAGTAAGCGCTCTGTCACTCTACATGTATTAAAATAACACAATGTCAGCGAGATACAAGCCGCTGGAAATGCAACCGCTGAGTCGTGTTATCCCACATGGAAACGGAACAAACTAACGCTGAAACGTTACCCACAGACTTCTGTTCATCTTGTTGCGATTTGGATCATTTTAAAGCAACAATGGCAAGTTTGGGGTCTGTGAGACCCTTGTAAGAAGACGAGTACCGGCTAATGTTAAAGCAGAGTGGACACTGGACAGTTATGTCTCCTCGACTGTTTTCGTGGTTGCTTCTGTCTTGCTGTCTGGATGTGTTCGGACATGAGCTCTCAGGGGCTCAGGCGGGTTCGGTACTCAGTGCTGCCAAAACTTTGGTTTGGGGACCTGGACTGGAGGCAAACGTTGTACTTCCAGCTCGGTTTTTCTACATACAGGCGGTGGACAGCTCGGGGGAAAAGTGAGTAACTTAGGCCTGCTGCGATGTCTTTGTTACAGCcacagtgttttcctctctcactctcaccaACCTGTAAAATGTAACTGGCAAACAGTGCTGCTTTCAAGTGCTTCACTCAGAATCCGACTTTCGAGAATATAAGGTGGTATGGATCAATCAGGTCtattaatttcattaaaaatgtgtttttatcaacAAATGAATGTACACTAATGTGGCACAGAACCCACTTTTTCTAATGTAATGGCAGATGGGTGACAACATAACCTCTTTCCAGTTTTGATGACACAGGACTATTGTTACTGTATCTCAGTTAACATTTCAAGACTGTGTGATTACAAAGACAGGACAACATAGTAAATCTTTCAACCACGCGTGGTGTAGTATGAAAGCTGAAACGTTAAACTAGTCAATAATGGGAGAGCAGACATGAAAGTCTGCGCCCCAGGCAGAAAGATGTTATTGAACCAATAATGACCCCTTTCAACAAAAAGCTCCCATGGGTCCAATGAAGGTATCCCACTCTATGCATAGTTACTCAGTGGGTGTCACTTTCACACATGCTTAGGGTCTCAAGACAGAGATTAGTTTCTCAGTCCCATTCATGGCCACCATAAAAAACTAGATAATTGTTGTCTGAACAGAGGAGACACAGTAGCAGCATGGCAATATGAAGAAGCCATGAAATTATATCAGCAATGTTTCTTGTGACTAAGAACAGTGTCGCAAGGTATTAGAACAGTAATATGATTTTGATTAGCACACTCAGTCTGAACTCAAACACAAATTGAAGTGCAGATATTTGGCTTTAAAGGTGTTTTAGGGTGTCCAGCACAACAATGTCCCTCAACATGTAGGCAAGGCAACTATATTCTTGACTAGCAAAGTATATATGTAAACACCTTCAAGCTTTATTTCATAGCCAGTGTGCTGGTGTATTGAGCcagcacaacacaaaatgtGTCATTGTTCTCATACTTTCTGAGTGTTTTGTATACAGTGAGTTAGTGAACCGTATATATGACCTTTTCCCTCAGATACTGTACTCACCCCTACCTTTGATTCCTATTAATTCATCCATGAATTAAATGCTTGTGCTGTTTAAATAATGATCATTGCTATTTTACCTGACCATTTTTGGAGATAAAATAACACATGCAACTTCCAGATTAGGATCAGAATAAATTTGTTATGGTGTTACAAGGCTTAATCAGTATTGGTACTAATGCCAGTtcacaaaaatctaaaaacatacatactgtcggggggggggggggggcttcatGAGCCACCTAAATTTGTTGGAGAGCAGTAGCTTATATCTCATGTTagtcatacaaaaataaaacagtgttaCACTTGTGCCTCTGTGTGACTTATGTGCCAGCATGCTATTTTTTCCGGCTTTGTTCTCTCTTGATAGGAGCACTTTGTCCTTAATCTTTCCCTCACAGTTTAACATCATCACCTGGTGAGAACACCTTTGAGGTAAAAATTGTGTCTCCAGTGGAGCAGTTCACCAGGATCTGGGTCCAGGTCCTGGATCGTCAGGATGGGTCATTCCTGGTTCGCTACAGAATGTACGCCACCTACACAGaccttcacattcacattctgCTCAAGAACAAGCATGTTGCCAAGTCGCCTTTCATTCTCAAAGGTAGAACACAACCCActgacaaaatgtgttttaggatgagatttgtatttttctgaatCTAGTGACTCACAGCACATGTTCAGAGGTGCAAGACAAAGATCTCagtgatgtttctgtgtttgtcctctACAGGCCCGGTCCACCATGAAGGCTGTGACTGTCCTCAGCCCATTGGTTCGGTATGGGAGGCCCACATGCACTGCCCTCAGTTCTTCCCCCAGATAAACCGGGATCTGTCCCTTTATGCTAGTGTGGACCCGGATCGTAATGCTCGGGAGATCCCACAGCGCTTTGGACAGCGGCAAAGCCTGTGTCATTAtaccattaaaaacaacaaggtATACCTTACCCACAACACCAAAACCATCAAAAATCTGAAGAAATAATCAATAAGATAagcattaaatataaataaatcaccATGTTAGATATATTAAACATGCAGTTATCTTGCAGCTAATGATGACTATTCACGGGCCTAAGAGCAAGTGATTAAATATTTCTCACTGTAAATACAACTCAAAAAGTGCTGCTGCATCAGGGTTAGGACTGGGGGAGAGGGGTGGCAGTGGCTTGGTGCACAACACCAGGTGAGTGGTGGATATTTTATTGATGTACTGATTCAGCTGTAGCTTAAACTGTCTCCACAATTCTTTGACATCAACACCTAAGTAATTTTGCAAAAAATCCccagtttgtcttttaaatacAGTCATAACCAAAGGGCAGTAAAGTAATAAAGGGTAGTATTTCTTTAGGCTGAATAGTAATTAGGGCCATATAATAACGTAAAGTCGGCCAGGAGAGCCTGAAGCTATGTGACACACCTGGAAGAACTGTGTATTAGTCTGGTGTTCAAGGGTACAGTCTTCTCAAAAAACCACTGTGCACGTCAGTCCAGGTTGCTGTAATAGTGATATGTCTAAAGCCCTATTCGCACAGTGCTAGCATTACCTGGGAACATGCAGTAATTTATCAGTTGTCAGTGATTTACAGTCCCATTGTAATTTATACATTGTGTTTTCAGGCAGATTGAATGTCCCCTTACAAAATTagttcagtgaaaacacaaaacttgtAAACTGTAGATTAACAATTAACAAATTGGAAATCTGTTAATTTTTATAACTGTTTTTTCTACCTATACCTAGTTGTGAATTCAGTCCCGTAATAAAACTACagtttattcttgaccttgggaATACTAGTCTGACAAAACAGCTTTGTCCAAAGCTTTCAGCTAaatcacatggtcttcatcagcagatagTTTGCTCAGGTCTTATTCTGATGTAATCTCAGTAGCTGTTATGATTTCATCCATAGCACTGTTAGGTTGTTTCATTGATCCTGCCTTAAAGCTAAATGTGGAAGTTGCTTCCTGAGCGCTcttgtgatgtttttatgatCTTGAGCTTTTTTATTCCCTTTAGGTCTACGTTAAAACCTTCGGAGAACATGTAGGCTTTAGAATCTTTATGGATGCCATCCTCCTGTCACTCACCAGGAAGGTAAGTTCATCCTAAACTACCCGTGTACtacagaaatattttaacatttttaatctgTAACACACCTTATGATAAGTTTTGTTTATCACTTACTTTTAGATGACTAAACATGGACTTGACAgaaatttagattaaatttttCTCTTCTATTTTCCATTTATCCTTTCAGTAGGAGGTAGTGATGCTTTATAATGAGGCAAAGTCTTCATTAACGAACAAAATGTTTATACATCAGCAATTAGGAGAAGGCAGCATTGTCTCTTCTATTATGTACTATTATTTTcttaataatattattttttaatggaTAGCACTTTCCTTTTAAAGAACATTCtccattttccttctctgtgtgtgtccaggtgcaGCTCCCTGACATAGAGTTTTTTGTTAACCTGGGTGACTGGCCGTTGGAGAAGAGGAAACCCACTGAGAAGATCCATCCTATCTTTTCTTGGTGTGGCTCTAACAATACCAGAGATATTGTCATGCCCACGTATGACCTGACTGAGTCTGTGCTTGAGACCATGGGAAGGTAAGACTCTGTATCTACAAGATGTTCAGCAATTTTAAATTAAGCTAAAATATTTAGTAACTCTTGTGAAAACCAAACATTACTGATTTTGCACAGGAGTTATCAGTATTGTTCAATAAAAGTCTACAGAGTGTTTGTCGTGTCACTGAGTATTTTATGCAGATCAACATGGACCCCCTCCATCATAACCTGTAAAGTACAGTGAGCCACTGTTGTATTAATAGTCcacaaaaaacatcatcctctgggcaccctTAAAGGGATACTCCACCAAAAATCCTACCTGAAAGCTTGAAAAGTGGCTCCAAAAATGGAGCTGGCTCCTTCATGGAGCACAGGAACTGCTGTCAGCTTAGATTCATTGCACTTGCAGAGGATTCTAATGGTGACTCAGAGTTATGGCGAGTATAGTCAATTATGTTGAGAGGTTTCCTTGGACGTTTTGATACATTTtgacaagtcttttttttttcttagtatgTTTGGTAAATGCATTTTTGTTTGGGACAATCTAGTACAAATATCCATTTAGTTTAATTTGTCAGCTgaaattacaaattaaaaataaacaaactccTTTAGTCCTTTAGTTACAAGgttttttgtcactgtcataaagacatttcaaaatgtgCCCAGCTCTCCTTAGCAGATGACAGTGGGGACAAGCAGGCCAATGTACAGCCTGTACCCTGACACTGTCACAGTGCAGACAGAGTAATGGAACTGAAATAAACCTGTGTCAGGATACTCATTATTTTCTCACCATTCCTCTCAGCTTGTATAAAGATATACCTCATGAATTTTTATGAGGTGTGAGATGGCTGATTTATGTATGACAACAAGAAGATTTTTGCcagcaaatattttattttaaacctaGACTGAGCCAGCATTCAGCCCTGCAGAAACTCTCCCACCTTGTAATGAGTGATACTTACACACCAGGTGTATCTCAGTGTGTCTATGTCTGATTCATAATCTCTGATTCTTGTCAGATGCTATTATCTATCTATGTGAGGACATAACTTTGAAGTAACTGTTGCTGAGATTGATAACTTTGAAAGCGGCACCAGATTTGACATTCATCATTGTGTCTGTCCAATAAACAGAGTAAGCCTGGACATGATGTCCATTCAGGCCAATTCAGGGCCACCGTGGCCAGAGAAGAATTCCACAGCCTTCTGGAGGGGGAGGGACAGTCGTCAGGAGCGACTGGAGCTGGTCAAGCTTTCGCGGGCTCACCCCAACATGATAGATGCAGCTTTTAccaacttcttcttcttcaaacaTGACGAGAGCCTCTATGGGCCGCTGGTCAAACACGTCTCTTTCTTTGACTTCTTCAAGGTAAGTGCTCCATTATATCTGATTTCTGATTCACCTTCTCAGATAAATAATTCTTCAGTTATATTATGCAATGTGGGGTCGTACACGCTTCATTAAGGCATATTCGGATAATAACCTCAACTTAAATAATACCATGTAATGGTTAAAATAGTTTAAACCTCTTTAACTATTTGTTTTACAACCACAGGAACTTATTtccaacaaacacactcagataaGCTAAGTGGACCCAGTCTGCACAAAAACGCAGAAGGCTGAAGTAAACTAGTGTAAAGGAGGAAAGTGTCTAACAGGCTTTCTCTGGACAATGATGGACCAAATCTGTTCTGTGTCCACCACCAGTACAAGTACCAAATAAACATTGATGGCACCGTGGCAGCGTATCGACTTCCTTACCTGTTGTCAGGAGGCAGTTTGGTCTTAAAGCAGGACTCTGGCTACTATGAGCATTTCTACAATGAGCTCCGACCGTGGGAGCACTACATCCCAATAAGGGCGGACCTGGGAGATCTGCTGGAAAAGATCCAGTGGGCACGTGACCATGATgaagaggtgatgatgatgatggacacTGTGCATTACATTTAGCTGCACATGCCATGATATATGGTATAATTCTATTCAGTGGATCCTTATTggaataaacataaataacttTGTTATATTTCTGTCGGTGTGGAGTAAattttcttgtctgtgttgctgtgattctttttgtctttcaggcAAAGAAGATTGCTCTAGCGGGTCAACAGTTTGCCCGCAATCATCTTATGGGAGACAGCATATTTTGTTACTACTACAAACTTTTCCAGGTAACATTTGTGCAGTTGCAGAGTTAGTATCATTTGATAAATTGAAAAAGTCAAGTTATTACAAAAAACAGTGCCATAAGAAAATAATTCCCCCGACTCCCCCATCATACAATCATACAGGGCTCAAAGTATATTGCATTGGTACTGTGTTACAGTATTGATGTTATTCTGGATAAAATGGTTTCACATACCGGTAattcagaaatgtgttttaatagcaTAGTTGTTATCAGGCTATGCTACACCTGCCTGTCATATTTCTCTCTGTAAGCTTAATGTTGTCCTTGTAGGAGTATGCCAAACTCCAGGTCACAGAACCTACAGTTCGTAAGGGCATGAAGCTTGTAGAGCAGCCCACTGATGACCTGTTTCCCTGTTCCTGCCACAGGACGAGGGTAAGACACACCAATTAGTTTCCTTTTCATCAAAGTGACTTTGGTACTGTTTCACCTCACCTCAGCTAGAAGCCAGTAACCAATAATACCTATACAGTTGAGGCCCACATACAGCGATGGACTGCTGCCTTGTCTCACACTAAATATCATTTTATATCAGGGCTGGAGAGAATATTCCAACATGCTAAAGAATAGCCACCAAAACTGTTTGTGACATATATAGTACAACTTCAGTTTTATTGCTGTTCTAAATATTTACTCCACATTATTAACCAGCCAATGTAAACAGCACAGTTTTTGGCTAGTGTTGAGTATATCAGCAAATAATCCACTAAGAGGTGTCTGTTCAATTTTTCCTAATAAACACGCACGTTTTTGTGGGCTATTCCTGCTTTAAGTTACTGTAGTTGGCTGCCCGAGGAAGATGTAGAACTCAAAGGCAGGATGCAATTGTGAATCTGGAACTTACTTAATTTTAACAGGAGTTCTCAGCTTTATTTTCAGTTCTCAGTTTATTTTGCCAGACAGTTCTCAGCTCTATGAAAAATTACATCATGTGTAAGTTTTCCTTTCCAGGAACAGTATGTCTGTACAGTATAACCTGCTCTCAGTGGTGTGGTAAAAATAGCAGAAGCCTGTGAACACAAGAGCCAGAGCTGCACAGTTCTCACTGACCTTCTAAAGCTCCATATCACATATATGAGCCCCATAACCAGTTAGTGAATGAGATATAGAGGTTTATGTGTAGAAGATAGTGCCTGTTATGTAATAAGCCTTTTTCACAGCCAacattctaaccctaaccccctaaaaaaaacagtttttactaataacattaactgtggctctgttctgttcaagtGCCCCAGTAAGccgtgacagtgtgacagagagccagcatGCACACTACCAGGATCTTGAATCTGAAGCAGATAAAATGCAAGAGAgatattattaattttattatttacacttgTGCTCTCCGTACTGGTCTTAACATTTAAACTTTGCTACCA
This window harbors:
- the poglut2 gene encoding protein O-glucosyltransferase 2, whose product is MLKQSGHWTVMSPRLFSWLLLSCCLDVFGHELSGAQAGSVLSAAKTLVWGPGLEANVVLPARFFYIQAVDSSGENLTSSPGENTFEVKIVSPVEQFTRIWVQVLDRQDGSFLVRYRMYATYTDLHIHILLKNKHVAKSPFILKGPVHHEGCDCPQPIGSVWEAHMHCPQFFPQINRDLSLYASVDPDRNAREIPQRFGQRQSLCHYTIKNNKVYVKTFGEHVGFRIFMDAILLSLTRKVQLPDIEFFVNLGDWPLEKRKPTEKIHPIFSWCGSNNTRDIVMPTYDLTESVLETMGRVSLDMMSIQANSGPPWPEKNSTAFWRGRDSRQERLELVKLSRAHPNMIDAAFTNFFFFKHDESLYGPLVKHVSFFDFFKYKYQINIDGTVAAYRLPYLLSGGSLVLKQDSGYYEHFYNELRPWEHYIPIRADLGDLLEKIQWARDHDEEAKKIALAGQQFARNHLMGDSIFCYYYKLFQEYAKLQVTEPTVRKGMKLVEQPTDDLFPCSCHRTRAKDEL